A single Primulina eburnea isolate SZY01 chromosome 11, ASM2296580v1, whole genome shotgun sequence DNA region contains:
- the LOC140805093 gene encoding uncharacterized protein, whose protein sequence is MDNSQNMSYQAGQAKGQAQEKCSQMTDKASNAAQSAKESMQEAGQQMKAKAQGAAESVKNATGMNK, encoded by the exons ATGGATAATTCACAGAACATGAGCTACCAAGCCGGCCAAGCCAAGGGCCAAGCACAG GAAAAATGTAGCCAGATGACGGACAAGGCTAGTAACGCTGCACAATCGGCTAAGGAATCAATGCAGGAG GCTGGACAGCAGATGAAGGCTAAGGCGCAAGGTGCGGCTGAATCTGTCAAGAATGCCACTGGCATGAACAAGTGA
- the LOC140806215 gene encoding S-adenosylmethionine decarboxylase proenzyme-like, with the protein MDVPISAIGFEGYEKRLEITFSEPGIFADPGGRGLRSLSKFQLDEILEPAQCTIVSSLKNDEVDSYVLSESSLFVYPYKIILKTCGTTKLLLSIPPILKLAGILGLAVSSVRYTRGSFIFPGAQPFPHRNFSEEVAVLDNHFSKLGLSSKAYVMGDSDDLEKWHVYSACASGTSGLSPVYTLEMCMTNLDRKKASVFFKNQSSSASVMTEVSGIRKILPHSDICDFDFDPCGYSMNAIEGGAISTIHITPEDGFSYASFEAVGYDFNREDLSLLLERVLACFQPAKFSVALHSAVARKDLDSEFTLCMKGYGCGERNCEALGNGGSIMYCSFTSSRSCGSPRSILQSCWSENEDEEVKK; encoded by the coding sequence ATGGATGTACCAATCTCTGCAATTGGGTTCGAAGGTTATGAGAAGAGGCTCGAGATTACTTTTTCTGAGCCTGGAATATTTGCTGATCCTGGAGGCCGTGGCCTTCGATCTCTGTCCAAATTCCAACTGGATGAAATTTTGGAACCAGCTCAATGCACCATTGTGTCTTCACTAAAGAATGATGAAGTAGACTCCTATGTTCTATCAGAATCAAGCCTCTTTGTGTACCCTTACAAAATTATATTGAAAACTTGTGGGACTACCAAACTGCTGCTTTCCATCCCACCTATCCTTAAGCTGGCTGGTATACTTGGTCTTGCTGTGAGTTCCGTGAGATACACTCGTGGAAGTTTCATTTTCCCTGGCGCGCAGCCATTTCCGCACCGCAACTTTTCTGAAGAAGTTGCTGTTCTCGATAACCATTTTAGCAAACTTGGTCTGAGTAGTAAGGCCTATGTGATGGGTGATTCTGATGACCTTGAGAAATGGCACGTTTACTCTGCTTGTGCCAGTGGGACTAGTGGTTTGAGCCCTGTTTACACCCTAGAGATGTGCATGACGAATTTGGACCGAAAGAAGGCTTCTGTGTTTTTCAAGAACCAATCAAGCTCTGCATCTGTTATGACTGAAGTGTCTGGAATCAGAAAAATCCTTCCGCATTCTGATATATGTGATTTCGATTTTGATCCCTGTGGTTACTCGATGAATGCAATAGAAGGCGGTGCAATCTCTACAATTCACATCACACCAGAAGATGGCTTCAGTTATGCAAGTTTTGAAGCAGTGGGCTACGATTTTAATCGAGAAGATTTGTCTCTACTACTGGAGAGAGTGTTGGCTTGCTTCCAGCCAGCAAAATTCTCTGTTGCTCTGCATTCAGCTGTTGCTCGGAAGGACCTTGATTCTGAGTTTACTCTATGTATGAAGGGATATGGCTGTGGAGAACGAAACTGTGAAGCACTTGGCAATGGAGGATCCATAATGTACTGCAGCTTCACTAGCTCAAGGAGCTGCGGATCACCCAGGTCCATTCTGCAATCATGTTGGAGTGAGAATGAGGATGAGGAAGTTAAGAAATAA